From a region of the Streptomyces venezuelae genome:
- a CDS encoding MFS transporter → MASAESTGANPDGIPPGPVAGTPGDTPAASNAAGGAPAARPAARPPAPVVASLMLGMALVALDSTIVATAVPQIVGELGGFSVFSWLFSGYLLAVTVTLPVYGKLSDTFGRKPVLLFGIGLFLIGSLLCASAWNMAALIAFRIVQGLGGGALQGTIQTLAADLYPLRERPRIQARMSSVWATSAVAGPALGGLLASYAHWRWIFLINLPLAGLALWMIARHLTEPERSPGRRGRVDWAGALAVFACGGLLLFALVQGGVAWPWLSAPSLGLLGASALLAVVVVRVERRAEEPILPGWVWRRRTIAAVNLAMGALGLLMVAPMVFMPTYAQSVLGLGPVGAGLVMSVMTLSWPVTAACSQHVYRRIGFRNTAALGIALAAVILFSFTLLPYPARPWQPALIMLLLGGALGLFQLPLIVGVQSTVGWAERGTTTASVLFCRQVGQSVGAALLAAVANATIAARLAQAPVPGLPEHLDDVAKALDRPEPLPAAAAGYLREAVAAAVEHIFLGATAAAVAALLVLLLVAPRRFPVLPELREQQQD, encoded by the coding sequence GTGGCATCGGCGGAGAGCACCGGCGCGAACCCGGACGGCATACCCCCGGGCCCCGTGGCCGGCACCCCCGGGGACACGCCTGCGGCCTCGAACGCGGCCGGCGGCGCGCCCGCGGCCCGGCCGGCCGCACGGCCCCCTGCCCCGGTGGTCGCCTCGCTGATGCTCGGCATGGCGCTCGTCGCCCTGGACAGCACCATCGTGGCCACCGCCGTCCCGCAGATCGTGGGCGAACTCGGCGGATTCTCCGTCTTCTCCTGGCTCTTCTCCGGCTACCTGCTCGCGGTGACCGTCACCCTGCCCGTCTACGGGAAGCTGTCCGACACCTTCGGCCGCAAGCCCGTCCTGCTCTTCGGCATCGGCCTCTTCCTCATCGGTTCGCTGCTGTGCGCGTCCGCCTGGAACATGGCCGCCCTCATCGCCTTCCGCATCGTCCAGGGCCTGGGCGGCGGCGCCCTCCAGGGCACGATCCAGACCCTGGCCGCCGACCTCTACCCGCTCAGGGAACGGCCGCGGATCCAGGCCCGGATGTCCAGCGTCTGGGCCACCTCGGCCGTGGCCGGCCCGGCGCTCGGCGGACTGCTGGCCTCGTACGCGCACTGGCGCTGGATCTTCCTCATCAACCTGCCGCTGGCCGGCCTCGCCCTGTGGATGATCGCCCGCCACCTGACCGAGCCCGAACGGTCGCCCGGACGCCGGGGACGGGTCGACTGGGCGGGTGCGCTGGCCGTCTTCGCCTGCGGTGGGCTGCTGCTCTTCGCACTCGTCCAGGGCGGTGTCGCCTGGCCCTGGCTGTCCGCGCCCTCCCTCGGACTGCTGGGCGCGAGCGCGCTGCTGGCCGTCGTCGTGGTCCGGGTGGAACGCCGGGCCGAGGAACCGATCCTGCCGGGCTGGGTGTGGCGCCGGCGCACCATCGCCGCCGTCAATCTGGCCATGGGGGCACTCGGCCTGCTGATGGTCGCCCCGATGGTGTTCATGCCGACCTACGCGCAGTCCGTGCTCGGTCTCGGCCCGGTCGGCGCCGGCCTGGTCATGTCGGTGATGACCCTGAGCTGGCCCGTCACCGCCGCCTGCAGCCAGCACGTCTACCGGCGCATCGGCTTCCGCAACACCGCGGCCCTCGGGATCGCGCTCGCCGCGGTGATCCTGTTCTCCTTCACCCTGCTGCCCTACCCCGCCCGGCCGTGGCAGCCCGCACTGATCATGCTGCTGCTGGGCGGCGCCCTCGGTCTCTTCCAGCTCCCGCTGATCGTCGGCGTCCAGTCCACGGTGGGCTGGGCCGAGCGCGGGACCACGACCGCCTCCGTGCTGTTCTGCCGGCAGGTCGGCCAGAGCGTGGGCGCCGCCCTGCTCGCCGCCGTCGCCAACGCCACCATCGCCGCGCGCCTGGCGCAGGCCCCCGTACCCGGTCTCCCGGAGCACCTGGACGACGTGGCGAAGGCGCTGGACCGGCCGGAGCCGCTGCCCGCCGCCGCGGCCGGCTACCTGCGCGAGGCCGTGGCCGCCGCCGTGGAGCACATCTTCCTCGGCGCGACGGCGGCCGCCGTGGCCGCGCTGCTGGTGCTGCTGCTGGTGGCGCCGCGCCGGTTCCCCGTCCTGCCGGAACTGCGCGAGCAGCAGCAGGACTAG
- a CDS encoding CGNR zinc finger domain-containing protein — MTVTFPLTGEPLALDLLNTEAAVGDLVAGPAGLTAWLAAQAGRLTPVDAVGEGEVAAVRAVREAARPALDAVRRGERPPADALAVLNEALAAAPAHRVLAWTEAGTIAAAPHRPADPARRLAAELADAVAELLTDPRVAQVRACEAHDCVLLFLPAHPRRRWCVASVCGNRARVARYYARHKGD; from the coding sequence GTGACAGTGACCTTCCCGCTCACCGGTGAGCCCCTCGCGCTGGACCTGCTCAACACCGAGGCCGCGGTGGGTGATCTCGTCGCCGGCCCGGCCGGGCTCACGGCCTGGCTGGCCGCGCAGGCCGGGCGGCTGACCCCCGTCGACGCCGTGGGTGAGGGCGAGGTGGCCGCGGTACGGGCCGTACGGGAGGCCGCGCGCCCGGCACTCGACGCGGTGCGGCGCGGTGAACGGCCCCCGGCCGACGCCCTCGCCGTGCTGAACGAGGCCCTGGCCGCGGCGCCCGCGCACCGCGTGCTGGCCTGGACGGAGGCGGGCACGATCGCCGCCGCCCCGCACCGGCCGGCGGACCCGGCCCGGCGGCTCGCGGCGGAGCTGGCCGACGCGGTCGCCGAGCTGCTGACGGACCCCCGGGTGGCGCAGGTCCGCGCGTGCGAGGCCCACGACTGCGTCCTGCTCTTCCTGCCGGCGCACCCCCGCCGCCGCTGGTGCGTGGCGTCGGTCTGCGGCAACCGGGCCCGGGTGGCGCGCTACTACGCCCGCCACAAGGGGGACTAG
- a CDS encoding quinone oxidoreductase family protein, whose amino-acid sequence MRAIQVYEVGGPEVLREAEVDQPRPGPGEAVVEVAASGVNFLDVYHREGRYTLPLPFTPGAEGAGTVVEVGPGVVDVAVGDRVGWVELPGSYAERAVVDSSRLVPLPDDIGFETAAAVLLQGMTAHYLVKDAYPVQEGDTVLVHAAAGGMGLLLTQLVTHLGGRVIGTASTTAKAELAKRAGAAEVILSSAVDDLAAEVRRLGGGQGLPVVFDGVGAHTFDASLASLRTRGHLVLFGAASGAVPPFDPMRLAQGGSLTLIRPSLGDYIADRSELLRRAADVFEWVRSKALEVTVTGRYALSEAARAHSDLEARRTTGKLILVPDAAAVGHREETQS is encoded by the coding sequence ATGCGAGCGATTCAGGTGTACGAGGTGGGCGGTCCCGAGGTGTTGCGGGAGGCCGAGGTGGACCAGCCGCGGCCGGGGCCGGGCGAGGCGGTCGTGGAGGTCGCCGCATCCGGGGTCAACTTCCTCGACGTCTACCACCGCGAAGGCCGGTACACCCTCCCGCTGCCCTTCACCCCGGGCGCCGAGGGCGCCGGCACGGTCGTCGAAGTCGGACCCGGCGTCGTTGACGTCGCGGTCGGGGACCGGGTCGGTTGGGTGGAGCTTCCCGGTTCGTATGCCGAGCGGGCGGTCGTGGACTCCTCCCGGCTGGTGCCGCTGCCCGACGACATCGGCTTCGAGACGGCCGCCGCCGTGCTCCTCCAAGGCATGACCGCGCACTATCTCGTCAAGGACGCCTACCCGGTTCAGGAGGGCGACACGGTGCTCGTGCATGCGGCTGCCGGTGGCATGGGGCTGCTGCTGACCCAGCTCGTCACCCATCTCGGCGGCAGGGTGATCGGCACGGCGTCGACCACGGCGAAGGCCGAGCTGGCGAAGCGTGCCGGGGCCGCTGAGGTGATCCTTTCGTCCGCGGTCGACGATCTCGCGGCCGAGGTGAGGCGGCTGGGCGGCGGTCAGGGACTGCCGGTCGTCTTCGACGGCGTCGGCGCGCACACCTTCGACGCGAGCCTCGCCAGCCTGCGGACCCGCGGCCATCTCGTGCTCTTCGGCGCGGCGAGTGGTGCCGTGCCGCCGTTCGATCCGATGCGGCTCGCCCAGGGCGGTTCGCTGACCCTGATCCGGCCCAGCCTCGGGGACTACATCGCCGATCGGTCCGAACTGCTCCGACGGGCCGCCGACGTGTTCGAGTGGGTGCGCTCCAAGGCGCTTGAGGTCACCGTGACGGGCCGCTACGCATTGTCCGAGGCCGCCCGGGCCCACAGCGATCTGGAGGCCCGGCGTACCACCGGCAAGCTGATCCTCGTACCCGATGCGGCTGCTGTCGGACACCGCGAGGAGACGCAGAGCTGA
- a CDS encoding DUF2079 domain-containing protein, which produces MSSRRTAEEHESVTSDAIARPAPVVPASAKPDRYAWAPPWLVAAGMFLVYLILSVGRFRRMDWASWDLGIFEQAIRAYAHLQEPVADLKGPGANILGDHFSPIIALVAPVYRVFPGPVTLLVVQSALFALSAVPVTRAAVRFLGRARGLAVGIAYGLSWGIQRAVEFDFHEIAFAVPLLAFALEAVLARRWRAALLWGLPLVLVKEDLGFTLAALAVVVAWRARTTDRRTALTALGVAGAACVFAVLVFTVLIPAFATAGYGYWDKIDGAGPLGGIGTKLTTLAWVLIPTSGLLALRSPLLLVAAPTLGWRFLSGDDHYWSTDWHYSAVLMPVVALALVDAIDTVRRGERPWLRSYALQLPAAVLAAALALSATAMPTAKLAEARTYEKPERVTAIERLLARIPDGATVEADTTPLTRLTSRCRVLWIGGSKGVVPDWITIDNSSKWAGEDPTGYARQLHPDERFTLVGEAAGIVLMQRQ; this is translated from the coding sequence ATGAGTTCACGCCGAACGGCCGAGGAGCACGAGTCCGTGACGAGCGATGCGATAGCCCGCCCGGCGCCGGTGGTACCGGCATCCGCGAAGCCGGACCGGTACGCATGGGCACCGCCCTGGCTCGTCGCGGCCGGGATGTTCCTCGTCTACCTGATCCTTTCCGTCGGGCGGTTCCGGCGGATGGACTGGGCCTCCTGGGACCTGGGGATCTTCGAGCAGGCGATCCGCGCCTACGCGCACCTGCAGGAGCCCGTCGCCGACCTGAAGGGTCCCGGGGCCAACATCCTCGGGGACCACTTCAGCCCGATCATCGCGCTCGTCGCCCCCGTCTACCGGGTCTTCCCCGGGCCCGTCACGCTGCTGGTCGTGCAGTCGGCGCTGTTCGCGCTGTCCGCCGTGCCCGTCACCCGGGCGGCCGTACGCTTCCTCGGCCGGGCCCGGGGGCTCGCCGTCGGCATCGCGTACGGGCTCTCCTGGGGCATCCAGCGGGCCGTCGAGTTCGACTTCCACGAGATCGCCTTCGCCGTGCCCCTGCTGGCCTTCGCCCTGGAGGCGGTCCTCGCCCGGCGCTGGCGGGCCGCCCTGCTGTGGGGGCTGCCCCTGGTCCTCGTCAAGGAGGACCTCGGCTTCACGCTCGCCGCACTGGCCGTGGTGGTGGCCTGGCGGGCCCGGACCACCGACCGGCGGACCGCCCTGACCGCGCTCGGCGTGGCCGGCGCGGCCTGCGTCTTCGCGGTCCTGGTGTTCACCGTCCTGATACCGGCCTTCGCCACCGCGGGATACGGCTACTGGGACAAGATCGACGGGGCGGGCCCGCTCGGCGGGATCGGCACCAAGCTCACCACCCTGGCCTGGGTGCTGATCCCCACCTCCGGGCTGCTCGCGCTGCGCTCGCCGCTGCTCCTGGTGGCCGCACCGACCCTCGGCTGGCGGTTCCTGTCCGGGGACGACCACTACTGGTCCACGGACTGGCACTACAGCGCCGTCCTCATGCCCGTCGTGGCCCTCGCCCTGGTCGACGCCATCGACACCGTCCGGCGCGGCGAGCGGCCCTGGCTGCGCTCGTACGCCCTGCAGCTGCCGGCCGCCGTCCTGGCCGCCGCCCTCGCCCTGAGCGCGACCGCCATGCCGACGGCCAAGCTCGCCGAGGCCCGTACGTACGAAAAACCCGAGCGGGTCACGGCCATCGAACGGCTCCTGGCCCGGATCCCCGACGGGGCGACCGTGGAGGCCGACACCACCCCGCTGACCCGGCTGACCTCCCGCTGCCGCGTGCTGTGGATCGGCGGCAGCAAGGGCGTGGTCCCCGACTGGATCACCATCGACAACTCCTCGAAGTGGGCCGGCGAGGACCCGACCGGCTACGCCCGCCAGCTCCACCCCGACGAGCGGTTCACCCTGGTGGGTGAGGCCGCCGGCATCGTCCTGATGCAGCGGCAGTGA
- a CDS encoding ABC transporter permease, which produces MSNTVLKTSRRNFIAHKGRMALSAVAVMLSVAFVCGTLVFTDTMNTTFDKLFAVTNSDVTVTPKEAEEGEETSDRGRPETLAGSVVEQVRKAEGVKSAEGGVVSMSVTIVNAKNENLGSTTGAPTIAGNWSDNELKSMKITSGNAPRGPTEVMVDADTAEKHHLKLGDELRTIAITGDIRARITGIATFTVTNPGAAVVYFDTATAQKSLLGSPDSFTHVNVTAVDGVSDEQLKQNVASALKAAGADTYKLQTAKEAADANRKDVGSFLDVMKYVMLGFAGIAFLVGIFLIFNTFSMLVAQRTREIGLMRAIGADSGQVLKSVVVEAFLLGVVGSVLGVAAGVGLAVGLMALMGQMGMHLSTDDLTVAWTTPVAGIVLGVIVTVVSAFVPARRAGKVSPMAALRESGTPGDKKAGVVRAVLGLVLTGIGGAALYLATAAEKAGPGSMWLGLGVVLSLIGFIVIGPLLAAGVVRVLSGVVLRPFGSVGRLAERNALRNPRRTGATAAALMIGLALVACLSVVGSSMVASATDELDKSVGADYIVASESGQPVLPLAEQALRATAGLDHVTAYRQLEATLTAPDGTTEKTELGATDPTYAKDIRRKMTAGEHAAAYGAGSMSVGSLYATAHGIKTGDEIKVAFTGGKTVALKVAAITSDEGNLDKGMKYISTETARANVPADRMPLPFMLLASAQDGQAADTAYASVKAAMAQYPQYAVRNQADYKQALKDQVGQLLNMVYGLLGLAIVVAVLGVVNTLALSVVERTREIGLMRAIGLSRRQLRRMIRLESVVIALFGALLGLGLGMGWGATAQQLLALEGLKVLEIPWPTILGVFAASAFVGLFAALVPAFRAGRMNVLNAIASE; this is translated from the coding sequence ATGAGCAACACCGTCCTGAAGACCTCGCGGCGCAACTTCATCGCCCACAAGGGACGGATGGCGCTCTCCGCCGTCGCGGTCATGCTCTCCGTCGCCTTCGTCTGCGGCACCCTCGTGTTCACCGACACCATGAACACCACCTTCGACAAGCTGTTCGCCGTCACCAACTCCGATGTGACCGTCACCCCGAAGGAGGCGGAGGAAGGGGAGGAGACCTCCGACCGCGGCCGTCCCGAGACGCTGGCGGGCTCGGTCGTCGAGCAGGTCAGGAAGGCCGAGGGCGTCAAGAGCGCCGAGGGCGGCGTCGTGTCGATGTCCGTCACGATCGTCAACGCCAAGAACGAGAACCTGGGCTCGACCACCGGCGCCCCGACCATCGCGGGCAACTGGAGCGACAACGAGCTCAAGTCCATGAAGATCACCTCGGGCAACGCGCCGCGCGGCCCGACCGAGGTGATGGTCGACGCCGACACCGCCGAGAAGCACCACCTGAAGCTCGGTGACGAGCTGCGCACGATCGCCATCACCGGCGACATCCGCGCCAGGATCACCGGTATCGCCACCTTCACCGTGACCAACCCGGGCGCGGCCGTCGTCTACTTCGACACGGCCACCGCGCAGAAGTCGCTGCTCGGCTCCCCCGACTCCTTCACGCACGTCAACGTCACCGCCGTGGACGGGGTGAGCGACGAGCAGCTCAAGCAGAACGTCGCGAGCGCCCTCAAGGCTGCCGGCGCGGACACCTACAAGCTCCAGACCGCCAAGGAAGCCGCGGACGCCAACCGCAAGGACGTCGGCTCCTTCCTCGACGTCATGAAGTACGTGATGCTCGGCTTCGCCGGCATCGCCTTCCTCGTCGGCATCTTCCTGATCTTCAACACCTTCTCCATGCTGGTGGCCCAGCGCACCCGCGAGATCGGCCTGATGCGTGCCATCGGCGCCGACAGCGGGCAGGTCCTCAAGTCCGTGGTCGTCGAGGCCTTCCTGCTCGGCGTGGTCGGCTCGGTCCTGGGCGTCGCCGCGGGCGTGGGCCTGGCCGTCGGCCTGATGGCCCTCATGGGCCAGATGGGCATGCACCTGTCCACCGACGACCTGACGGTCGCCTGGACCACGCCCGTCGCCGGCATCGTCCTCGGCGTCATCGTCACCGTCGTCTCCGCCTTCGTCCCGGCCCGCCGGGCCGGCAAGGTCTCCCCGATGGCCGCACTGCGCGAGTCCGGAACCCCGGGCGACAAGAAGGCCGGCGTCGTGCGCGCCGTCCTCGGCCTCGTCCTCACCGGCATCGGCGGCGCGGCGCTCTACCTCGCCACCGCCGCCGAGAAGGCCGGACCCGGATCGATGTGGCTGGGCCTGGGCGTCGTCCTCAGCCTCATCGGCTTCATCGTGATCGGCCCGCTGCTCGCCGCGGGCGTGGTGCGGGTGCTCTCCGGTGTGGTCCTGCGGCCCTTCGGGTCCGTGGGCCGGCTCGCCGAACGCAACGCCCTGCGCAACCCGCGCCGCACCGGTGCCACCGCCGCCGCGCTGATGATCGGCCTGGCGCTGGTCGCCTGCCTGTCCGTGGTCGGCTCCTCGATGGTGGCCTCCGCCACCGACGAGCTCGACAAGTCGGTCGGCGCGGACTACATCGTCGCCTCCGAGTCCGGCCAGCCCGTCCTGCCGCTGGCCGAGCAGGCCCTGCGCGCCACCGCCGGCCTCGACCACGTCACCGCCTACCGCCAGCTGGAGGCCACGCTCACCGCGCCCGACGGCACCACCGAGAAGACCGAGCTCGGCGCGACCGACCCGACGTACGCCAAGGACATCCGGCGCAAGATGACGGCCGGCGAGCACGCGGCCGCCTACGGCGCCGGCTCCATGTCGGTCGGCTCCCTCTACGCCACCGCGCACGGCATCAAGACCGGTGACGAGATCAAGGTCGCCTTCACCGGCGGCAAGACGGTCGCGCTGAAGGTCGCGGCGATCACCAGTGACGAGGGCAACCTCGACAAGGGCATGAAGTACATCAGCACCGAGACCGCACGGGCGAACGTGCCGGCGGACCGGATGCCGCTCCCCTTCATGCTGCTCGCCAGCGCGCAGGACGGTCAGGCCGCCGACACCGCCTACGCCTCGGTCAAGGCCGCGATGGCGCAGTACCCGCAGTACGCCGTGCGCAACCAGGCCGACTACAAGCAGGCCCTGAAGGACCAGGTCGGCCAGCTGCTGAACATGGTCTACGGGCTGCTCGGCCTCGCGATCGTCGTCGCGGTCCTGGGCGTCGTGAACACCCTGGCCCTCTCGGTGGTCGAGCGGACCCGCGAGATCGGCCTGATGCGCGCCATCGGCCTCTCCCGCCGCCAGCTGCGCCGCATGATCCGCCTGGAGTCGGTGGTCATCGCCCTCTTCGGCGCCCTGCTCGGCCTCGGGCTGGGCATGGGCTGGGGCGCGACCGCGCAGCAGCTGCTCGCGCTCGAAGGCCTCAAGGTGCTGGAGATCCCGTGGCCGACGATCCTCGGGGTGTTCGCCGCGTCGGCTTTCGTGGGCCTGTTCGCCGCACTGGTCCCGGCCTTCCGGGCAGGGCGGATGAACGTACTGAACGCGATCGCGAGCGAGTAA
- a CDS encoding alpha/beta fold hydrolase yields MLGIILAATTAALAAPAAGLLGHRAVRRSANAALMRIDTPAGIDEQGLVRIGGIEQWISIRGENRANPVLLEVHGGPGAANSPYGARTREWEKHFTLVRWDMRGAGLTFAHSPGDQGGPVTFTRLYEDALEVTRYVLDRMGVDRVVLMPNSFGTTLGLRLARNHPELYSAYVGTDQNVQEAGRDTSAYAATLERLRSAGRSKDVAAVEAMGPDPRHGPPRSGPRTTSCARAATR; encoded by the coding sequence ATGCTCGGCATCATCCTCGCCGCCACCACCGCCGCGCTCGCCGCGCCCGCCGCAGGGCTGCTCGGCCACCGCGCCGTGCGCCGCTCGGCAAACGCCGCGCTGATGCGGATCGACACCCCGGCCGGCATCGACGAACAGGGCCTCGTCCGCATCGGCGGCATCGAGCAGTGGATCTCGATCCGCGGCGAGAACCGCGCCAACCCCGTGCTCCTGGAGGTCCACGGCGGCCCCGGGGCGGCCAACTCCCCCTACGGGGCCCGCACCCGGGAGTGGGAGAAGCACTTCACCCTCGTCCGCTGGGACATGCGCGGCGCCGGCCTGACCTTCGCCCACTCCCCCGGGGACCAGGGCGGACCGGTCACCTTCACCCGGCTCTACGAGGACGCCCTGGAGGTCACCCGGTACGTCCTGGACCGGATGGGCGTGGACCGGGTCGTACTGATGCCGAACTCCTTCGGCACCACCCTCGGCCTCCGGCTGGCCCGCAACCACCCCGAGCTCTACTCCGCGTACGTCGGCACCGACCAGAACGTCCAGGAGGCGGGCCGGGACACCTCCGCCTACGCGGCCACGCTGGAGCGACTGCGGTCCGCGGGCCGGAGCAAGGACGTGGCGGCGGTCGAGGCGATGGGCCCCGACCCCCGGCACGGACCTCCGCGCAGCGGTCCTCGTACGACAAGCTGTGCGCGGGCAGCGACCCGCTGA
- a CDS encoding alpha/beta fold hydrolase yields MIIGSLWLSPLYTLGRIKAYFGGQGFSESVTEGASECDDWADGTRFEMPFFIFQGALDVITPAARAQAYFDAVEAPVKAFELIEDASHFAALRRPDRFLDLLLTHVRPVVTAGDRQNEGTVTSTR; encoded by the coding sequence GTGATCATCGGATCCCTGTGGCTGTCACCGCTCTACACCCTCGGCCGGATCAAGGCGTACTTCGGCGGCCAGGGCTTCTCGGAGTCCGTCACCGAAGGGGCGTCGGAATGCGACGACTGGGCCGACGGGACCCGCTTCGAGATGCCGTTCTTCATCTTCCAGGGAGCACTCGACGTGATCACCCCGGCGGCGCGCGCCCAGGCGTACTTCGACGCCGTCGAGGCCCCCGTGAAGGCATTCGAACTGATCGAGGACGCCAGCCACTTCGCGGCACTCCGCCGCCCGGACCGCTTCCTGGACCTCCTCCTGACCCATGTCCGTCCGGTGGTCACGGCCGGCGACCGTCAGAACGAGGGAACCGTCACCTCCACTCGCTGA
- a CDS encoding ABC transporter ATP-binding protein, with product MTETRHGGTGGHAAVAARARKVVKAYGSGETRVVALDDVDVDIMSGQFTAIMGPSGSGKSTLMHCLAGLDTVTSGQIHLDDTEITGLKDKKLTQLRRDRIGFIFQAFNLLPTLNALENITLPMDIAGRKPDAEWLNRVVETVGLAGRLKHRPTELSGGQQQRVAVARALAARPQIIFGDEPTGNLDSRAGAEVLGFLRRSVDELGQTIVMVTHDPVAASYADRVIFLADGRIVDEMYGPTADQVLDRMKDFDARGRTS from the coding sequence ATGACCGAAACCAGGCACGGGGGTACTGGAGGGCATGCAGCCGTCGCGGCCCGGGCACGAAAGGTCGTCAAGGCCTACGGCTCCGGGGAGACGCGCGTCGTAGCCCTCGACGACGTCGACGTGGACATCATGAGCGGCCAGTTCACCGCGATCATGGGCCCCTCCGGCTCCGGCAAGTCCACGCTGATGCACTGCCTCGCCGGTCTCGACACGGTGACCAGCGGCCAGATCCACCTGGACGACACCGAGATCACCGGACTGAAGGACAAGAAGCTCACGCAGCTGCGCCGCGACCGGATCGGCTTCATCTTCCAGGCCTTCAACCTGCTGCCCACGCTCAACGCCCTGGAGAACATCACGCTCCCCATGGACATCGCGGGCCGCAAGCCCGACGCGGAGTGGCTGAACCGGGTCGTGGAGACCGTGGGCCTCGCGGGCCGGCTCAAGCACCGACCGACCGAGCTCTCCGGCGGTCAGCAGCAGCGCGTGGCGGTCGCCCGCGCCCTCGCCGCCCGCCCGCAGATCATCTTCGGCGACGAGCCGACCGGAAACCTGGACTCCAGGGCCGGCGCCGAGGTCCTCGGCTTCCTGCGCCGCTCGGTGGACGAGCTCGGCCAGACGATCGTCATGGTCACGCACGACCCGGTGGCCGCCTCCTACGCCGACCGCGTCATCTTCCTGGCCGACGGCCGGATCGTCGACGAGATGTACGGACCCACCGCCGACCAGGTCCTCGACCGCATGAAGGACTTCGACGCGCGCGGGCGGACCTCATGA
- a CDS encoding alpha/beta fold hydrolase, with translation MTVRRTIPTIRHRTVDVDGVRVAYRESGPADGPVLLLLHGFPTASHQFARLMDALGDTPYRLIAPDHPGFGRTEAPAGFTYTFDRLADILEGFTDALALDRFALYVFDYGAPIGLRLAARRPESVTGLIVQNGNAYEEGLSDAARAFAGLRREVPGDEERVRGLFTPEGTRFQYEAGVADTGLLSPDDWTLDLHHLGLPGRADAQADLAFDYASNFAHYPAWQAWLRAARIPVLVVWGAGDPFFTPAGAKAYLRDAPEAEVHVFEGAGHFALETHLPQIAPLIADFLTELP, from the coding sequence ATGACCGTTCGCCGCACCATTCCGACCATCCGGCACCGCACCGTCGACGTGGACGGAGTCCGCGTCGCCTACCGCGAGAGCGGCCCCGCCGACGGTCCCGTCCTGCTGCTCCTGCACGGCTTCCCCACCGCCTCGCACCAGTTCGCCCGCCTGATGGACGCCCTCGGCGACACCCCGTACCGCCTGATCGCCCCCGACCACCCCGGCTTCGGCCGCACCGAGGCGCCGGCGGGCTTCACGTACACCTTCGACCGGCTCGCCGACATCCTGGAGGGCTTCACCGACGCCCTCGCCCTGGACCGCTTCGCCCTGTACGTCTTCGACTACGGCGCCCCGATCGGACTGCGGCTCGCCGCACGCCGGCCGGAGAGCGTGACCGGCCTGATCGTCCAGAACGGCAACGCCTACGAGGAAGGCCTCTCGGACGCGGCCCGCGCGTTCGCCGGACTCCGGCGCGAGGTCCCCGGCGACGAGGAACGCGTCCGGGGGCTCTTCACCCCGGAGGGCACCCGCTTCCAGTACGAGGCCGGCGTCGCCGACACCGGCCTGCTCTCCCCCGACGACTGGACCCTCGACCTGCACCACCTCGGCCTGCCGGGCCGCGCCGACGCCCAGGCCGACCTCGCCTTCGACTACGCCTCGAACTTCGCCCACTACCCCGCCTGGCAGGCCTGGCTGCGCGCCGCCCGCATCCCGGTGCTGGTGGTCTGGGGTGCGGGAGACCCCTTCTTCACCCCGGCGGGCGCCAAGGCCTACCTCCGCGACGCCCCGGAAGCCGAGGTGCACGTCTTCGAGGGTGCGGGCCACTTCGCCCTGGAGACCCACCTCCCGCAGATCGCCCCGCTGATCGCGGACTTCCTCACCGAACTCCCCTGA